One window of Candidatus Nitrospira nitrificans genomic DNA carries:
- a CDS encoding response regulator, whose protein sequence is MLTPKTHVIRVLLVDDHEVIRVGLRTVFGQTQDVIVVGEAGAMAEAVQQAQRLKPDVILMDVRLPDGSGIDACREILGALPRTRVIFLTSYADDDSVIAAVLAGAHGYVLKEIDSPALLEAIRSVAKGQSILDSTVTERALRWLRGLHDLPATSGTDQLSSQEERVVALVAEGKTNKEIAVALGLSDKTVKNYLANVFQKLRITRRAQAAAFFVKRQG, encoded by the coding sequence ATGCTCACACCTAAAACTCACGTTATTCGAGTCCTGTTGGTCGATGATCATGAGGTCATTCGCGTGGGACTGCGGACGGTGTTCGGCCAAACCCAGGATGTCATAGTCGTCGGGGAGGCGGGTGCCATGGCGGAGGCTGTCCAGCAAGCGCAGAGATTGAAGCCCGACGTGATTCTGATGGATGTCCGACTGCCGGACGGGTCCGGGATCGATGCCTGTCGAGAGATTCTCGGGGCGCTGCCGCGGACACGGGTCATTTTCCTGACGTCCTACGCCGACGACGACTCCGTGATCGCCGCCGTGCTCGCCGGCGCTCATGGCTATGTCCTCAAAGAAATCGATTCACCCGCCTTGCTCGAAGCCATCCGCTCGGTGGCGAAAGGCCAATCGATCCTCGACTCTACTGTGACCGAAAGGGCTCTGCGTTGGTTGAGAGGGCTTCACGATCTGCCGGCGACCTCTGGTACGGACCAGCTGTCTTCTCAGGAGGAGCGAGTCGTCGCGCTGGTTGCCGAGGGAAAGACCAACAAGGAAATCGCCGTCGCACTCGGGCTCAGCGACAAGACCGTCAAGAACTACTTGGCCAACGTGTTTCAAAAACTTCGCATCACGCGGCGCGCACAGGCGGCCGCCTTTTTTGTGAAACGGCAAGGATGA